From the Rhodanobacter soli genome, one window contains:
- the pilG gene encoding twitching motility response regulator PilG, whose protein sequence is MSANDLAGLKVMVIDDSKTIRRTAETLLKKEGCEVLTAVDGFEALAKISDQKPAIIFVDIMMPRLDGYQTCALIKNNPQFRATPVIMLSSKDGLFDKARGRIVGAEQYLTKPFTRDELLGAIHRHVSTVSSH, encoded by the coding sequence ATGAGTGCTAATGACTTGGCTGGTCTCAAGGTCATGGTGATCGATGACTCCAAGACCATCCGCCGCACCGCGGAAACCCTGCTGAAAAAAGAGGGTTGCGAGGTATTGACCGCCGTCGACGGCTTCGAGGCATTGGCCAAGATCTCCGACCAGAAGCCTGCGATCATCTTCGTCGACATCATGATGCCGCGGCTGGATGGCTATCAGACCTGCGCGCTGATCAAGAACAATCCGCAGTTTCGCGCTACGCCGGTGATCATGCTGTCCTCCAAGGATGGCCTGTTCGACAAGGCGCGTGGCCGCATCGTCGGTGCCGAGCAGTATCTGACCAAGCCGTTCACGCGGGACGAACTGCTTGGTGCCATCCATCGCCACGTCAGCACGGTATCGAGCCACTGA
- a CDS encoding response regulator, with amino-acid sequence MATILIIDDSPTDVRVFTTLLERAGHQVVAVSTAEEGIERVRADMPDLVIMDVIMPGMNGFQATRTLTRDPKTQSVPIVMITTKSMETDRVWGLRQGAKAFITKPVNEKELLACINELLPSEK; translated from the coding sequence GTGGCCACCATTCTCATCATCGACGATTCGCCGACCGACGTGCGCGTGTTCACCACGCTGCTTGAACGGGCCGGGCACCAGGTCGTCGCCGTCAGCACGGCCGAGGAGGGCATCGAGCGCGTGCGCGCCGACATGCCCGACCTGGTCATCATGGACGTGATCATGCCCGGCATGAACGGTTTCCAGGCCACGCGCACGCTCACGCGCGACCCGAAGACCCAGAGCGTGCCGATCGTGATGATCACCACCAAGTCGATGGAAACCGACCGTGTCTGGGGCCTGCGCCAGGGCGCCAAGGCCTTCATCACCAAGCCGGTGAACGAAAAAGAGCTGCTGGCCTGCATCAACGAATTGTTGCCGAGCGAGAAATGA
- a CDS encoding chemotaxis protein CheW: MNQSVNRTPFEILAHYERLSLGHASDTQDKFEAPGLWRGIGFRVGSRLLVSGIDEINELLAVPVLTPVPGTQPWLLGVANVRGNLVPVIDFGRFLFGDRTQHTERARLLVVRQGGGNVALLVDEVFGQRTVDEEQRREAGREDDPRLARFVDSRVGEQQLAIFSMNRLVRAPDFRQAAA, translated from the coding sequence ATGAACCAGTCCGTCAACCGCACTCCCTTCGAGATCCTGGCCCATTACGAGCGGCTGTCGCTCGGGCATGCGTCGGATACGCAGGACAAGTTCGAGGCGCCCGGGTTGTGGCGCGGAATCGGTTTCCGGGTCGGTTCGCGCCTGCTGGTCAGCGGCATCGACGAGATCAACGAGCTGCTGGCGGTACCGGTGCTGACGCCGGTGCCGGGCACCCAGCCGTGGTTGCTCGGCGTGGCCAACGTGCGCGGCAACCTGGTGCCGGTGATCGATTTCGGCCGCTTCCTGTTCGGCGATCGCACGCAGCACACCGAACGCGCCCGCCTGCTGGTGGTGCGCCAGGGCGGCGGCAACGTGGCGCTGCTTGTGGACGAGGTATTCGGCCAGCGCACGGTGGACGAAGAACAGCGACGCGAGGCAGGGCGCGAAGACGATCCGCGACTCGCCCGCTTCGTCGACAGCCGCGTGGGCGAGCAGCAGTTGGCCATTTTCAGCATGAACCGGCTGGTGCGCGCACCGGATTTCCGGCAGGCCGCGGCCTGA